In one Melospiza melodia melodia isolate bMelMel2 chromosome 5, bMelMel2.pri, whole genome shotgun sequence genomic region, the following are encoded:
- the LOC134419073 gene encoding C-C motif chemokine 3-like has protein sequence MRVLAAALAVLLLVAICSLAEADPSIPSSAALYHQNEAEDTICCFSYISRPIPRRMISSAYVTSNTCSRPAVVLVTRRGTKVCADPSARWVQEYLKDMELQ, from the exons ATGAGGGtcctggcagctgccctggctgttCTGCTCCTTGTGGCCATCTGCTCCCTGGCTGAGGCTGATCCCAGCATCCCCAGCAGCGCTGCACTTTACCACCAGAACG AAGCTGAAGACACCATCTGCTGCTTCTCCTACATTTCCCGCCCCATTCCACGCAGGATGATCAGCTCTGCCTACGTGACCAGCAACACCTGCTCAAGGCCAGCTGTGGT CCTGGTCACCAGGAGAGGAACGAAGGTATGTGCAGACCCCAGTGCTCGCTGGGTGCAGGAATACCTGAAGGA